A region of Flavobacterium album DNA encodes the following proteins:
- a CDS encoding DUF2500 domain-containing protein: MEKFTQDFNILLFLWQVFFIIFWIAILFAIIRFIKRYRRNAEFYKKHNP, encoded by the coding sequence ATGGAAAAATTTACCCAGGACTTCAATATATTATTATTCCTTTGGCAGGTATTCTTTATTATATTTTGGATTGCCATACTATTTGCCATTATACGCTTTATAAAACGCTACCGGAGAAACGCGGAATTCTACAAGAAACATAATCCGTAA
- a CDS encoding M14 family zinc carboxypeptidase: protein MKQYFYALTLLFSITLQAQLKSPAEFFPNYGKQVSYYYQLENYFGYLIQNSGMVVHKPYGLTNQERGLNAYVISTPENLKELENIRLNHLYSIGMGGKQVNVADKAIVWLSFNVHGNEPAAAESAMSVAYELVNPKNAATKEWLKNTIVILDPCLNPDGYSRYGNWLRDISGKEPNPNASDREHMEPWPGGRQNHYAYDLNRDWAWQTQVETQQRIVLYNEWMPMVHVDVHEMGYNEPYFFPPAAEPMHDFITQGQKDFHNAIGEMTAKKFDNQGWNYYTRERFDLFYPSYGDTYPSFNGAVGMTYEQGGIGAGRAITMANGNTLTLQDRINHHTTAVLTAVETASWQKDKLVRNFRAYFKDSRENPKGKYRTYIVKNSGKNEELALLLKRNKIQFAYADESKKLTGYHYQSDKDKEFTIEPNDLIVSANQPKSVLTQVLFEPAQRLTDSLSYDITAWALPHAYGVESYALKKDLAIKTKAEVSRKGKFEYERVYAYYVPWNGRASAKVLSLLFKNNIKVRSSRKASAFRGIKVSPGDLVILKGDNPQINNFKETMNALLDEKPDYEVIESGFSLSGADLGGESYPLLEAPKVLLLSGNSVSPTDFGQAWFYMDEIIDYPVTIVDVQNLGRIKLSDFTTIILPDGWYEFSDSQKTSLDGFINDGGKVIAIAGALNIFEDRAGYSLTRFATDADKDLEAKEGDEEALNARYYDYQNAERRAISGSVPGAIVENVLDKTHPLSYGLGDRYFSLKTTDSRYQLLKNVWNVAYVPSGYKNFGFIGRSLKKKLENTVTFAVEQKGTGAIIYMVDNPLFRGFWENGNLLFSNALFLVD from the coding sequence ATGAAGCAATATTTTTACGCCCTCACTCTTTTGTTTAGCATTACCTTGCAGGCACAGCTCAAAAGCCCGGCCGAGTTCTTTCCCAATTATGGCAAACAGGTAAGCTATTACTACCAACTGGAGAATTATTTTGGTTACCTGATACAAAATTCAGGCATGGTAGTACACAAGCCGTATGGGCTGACCAACCAGGAGCGTGGCCTGAACGCTTACGTTATTTCGACACCCGAAAATTTAAAGGAGCTCGAAAATATCCGCCTCAACCATCTTTACAGCATAGGGATGGGCGGGAAGCAGGTAAATGTAGCAGACAAAGCTATTGTATGGCTGAGCTTCAACGTACATGGCAACGAACCTGCGGCTGCCGAAAGCGCCATGAGCGTTGCTTACGAATTGGTCAACCCAAAAAATGCTGCCACAAAAGAATGGCTTAAGAATACGATCGTGATACTCGACCCGTGCCTTAACCCCGACGGTTATTCCCGTTATGGGAACTGGCTCAGGGATATTTCGGGAAAAGAACCGAACCCCAATGCATCCGACAGGGAGCACATGGAGCCATGGCCGGGCGGGAGGCAGAACCATTATGCCTACGACCTCAACCGTGACTGGGCATGGCAAACACAGGTGGAAACGCAGCAGCGCATCGTCCTTTATAACGAATGGATGCCGATGGTGCATGTAGATGTGCACGAAATGGGCTATAACGAACCGTATTTTTTCCCGCCTGCTGCAGAGCCTATGCACGATTTTATTACACAGGGGCAAAAGGATTTCCATAACGCGATAGGGGAGATGACGGCTAAAAAGTTTGATAACCAGGGATGGAATTACTATACCCGTGAACGCTTTGACCTGTTTTACCCAAGCTATGGCGATACCTACCCAAGTTTTAACGGCGCTGTGGGGATGACCTACGAGCAGGGTGGCATCGGCGCAGGCAGGGCGATTACCATGGCAAACGGTAATACGTTGACATTGCAGGACCGGATAAATCACCATACTACGGCTGTGCTTACTGCTGTTGAAACGGCCTCATGGCAAAAGGACAAGCTGGTGCGCAATTTCCGCGCTTATTTTAAAGATAGCAGGGAAAATCCGAAAGGAAAGTACAGGACATACATCGTAAAAAACAGTGGCAAGAACGAAGAACTGGCACTATTGCTGAAGCGCAATAAAATTCAATTCGCATACGCCGATGAAAGCAAAAAGCTCACGGGCTATCATTACCAAAGCGATAAGGATAAGGAGTTTACTATAGAGCCCAACGACCTGATCGTTTCGGCCAATCAGCCGAAGTCGGTACTGACGCAAGTACTTTTTGAGCCTGCACAACGGCTTACCGACAGCCTGTCGTATGACATTACGGCCTGGGCACTGCCGCATGCCTATGGTGTGGAAAGCTATGCCCTTAAAAAAGACCTTGCCATCAAAACAAAAGCAGAAGTTTCACGTAAAGGGAAATTTGAATACGAGCGCGTATATGCCTATTATGTGCCCTGGAACGGGAGGGCATCGGCAAAAGTGCTGTCGCTGCTTTTTAAAAATAATATAAAAGTGCGTTCGTCGCGAAAGGCATCGGCTTTCAGGGGGATAAAGGTCAGCCCCGGCGACCTTGTTATCCTGAAAGGCGACAATCCCCAGATAAATAATTTCAAGGAAACCATGAATGCTTTGCTGGACGAAAAGCCCGACTATGAAGTGATAGAGAGTGGATTCTCCCTTAGCGGTGCCGACCTGGGCGGGGAATCGTATCCGTTGCTTGAAGCGCCAAAAGTATTGCTTCTGTCGGGAAACAGTGTAAGTCCGACTGATTTTGGACAGGCGTGGTTTTATATGGATGAAATAATCGATTACCCTGTAACCATTGTCGATGTACAAAATCTCGGGAGAATAAAGCTTTCTGATTTTACGACTATCATCCTTCCGGACGGCTGGTATGAGTTTAGCGATAGCCAAAAAACAAGCCTGGATGGTTTCATAAATGACGGCGGTAAGGTGATAGCGATAGCCGGGGCGCTCAACATTTTTGAGGACAGGGCAGGCTACAGCCTTACACGATTTGCCACAGATGCCGATAAAGACCTTGAAGCCAAAGAAGGCGATGAGGAGGCCCTTAATGCCCGCTATTATGATTACCAAAATGCCGAAAGGCGTGCCATATCGGGATCGGTGCCGGGCGCGATTGTAGAGAACGTGCTTGACAAAACGCACCCGTTATCGTATGGTTTGGGCGATAGGTATTTCAGCCTTAAGACGACCGACAGCCGCTACCAGCTTTTAAAAAACGTATGGAATGTGGCGTATGTTCCGTCGGGATATAAGAACTTCGGGTTCATTGGCCGCAGCCTGAAAAAGAAATTGGAGAATACTGTAACCTTTGCCGTAGAGCAAAAGGGCACGGGGGCCATCATCTACATGGTAGACAACCCGCTGTTTAGGGGATTTTGGGAGAATGGCAATTTATTGTTTAGTAATGCGTTGTTTTTGGTGGATTAG